From one Paenibacillus terrae HPL-003 genomic stretch:
- a CDS encoding protein adenylyltransferase SelO: MTEKKEIKDTGWNFDNSYTRLPETLYTRLKPTPVRLPKLAILNDPLAKSLGLNGAVLRSNDSAAVLAGNEVPEGAEPLAQAYAGHQFGHLNMLGDGRAVLLGEQITPLGERMDIQLKGSGRTPYSRRGDGRAGLGPMLREYIISEAMHALGIATTRSLAVVTTGESLIRETEQPGAVLTRVAASHLRVGTFQYVAALGNAQDLRALADYTLQRHYPEVSGDENRYLFLLQEVIKRQAELIAQWQLVGFIHGVMNTDNMALSGETIDYGPCAFMDAYDPETVFSSIDVQGRYAYGNQPSIAAWNLARFAETLLPLLHDNEAQAIKLAEDAISDFKEMYHRNWLTGMRAKLGIFNEELQDLSLVEGLLSIMQKYRADYTNTFRALTLGKLEDTVLYGTEEFAQWHEQWQARLGRQQETKASSQQLMRSSNPALIPRNHRVEEALEAAVKQEDYSVMEQLLGVLANPYAYSPEQADYSTLPEASTLPYRTFCGT; this comes from the coding sequence ATGACGGAGAAAAAAGAAATAAAAGATACAGGGTGGAACTTCGACAACAGTTATACTCGTCTGCCAGAAACATTGTATACAAGGCTCAAACCAACTCCTGTACGCTTACCGAAACTGGCCATTCTTAATGATCCGTTGGCAAAATCTCTTGGGTTGAACGGCGCAGTACTGCGAAGCAATGATAGCGCTGCGGTTCTTGCAGGTAACGAGGTTCCCGAAGGTGCTGAACCTCTTGCTCAAGCTTATGCAGGACATCAATTCGGGCATCTTAACATGTTAGGAGACGGCCGGGCAGTGCTGCTTGGCGAACAGATCACTCCCCTGGGCGAGCGGATGGATATTCAGCTTAAGGGCTCAGGCAGAACGCCATACTCCCGCAGGGGCGATGGCCGAGCGGGACTTGGGCCGATGCTGCGCGAATATATCATCAGTGAAGCTATGCATGCGCTTGGCATTGCTACCACCCGCAGCTTGGCGGTGGTTACAACCGGTGAGTCATTGATCCGGGAAACCGAGCAGCCGGGTGCCGTTCTGACCCGTGTGGCGGCCAGTCATCTGCGCGTCGGAACCTTTCAATACGTCGCAGCATTGGGCAATGCCCAGGATCTCCGGGCTCTGGCAGATTACACATTGCAAAGACATTATCCGGAGGTTTCCGGTGACGAGAACCGTTATCTTTTCCTGCTACAGGAAGTGATCAAACGTCAGGCAGAGCTGATTGCCCAATGGCAGCTCGTCGGCTTTATTCACGGGGTGATGAACACCGACAATATGGCCCTTAGCGGAGAAACCATTGATTATGGTCCTTGCGCCTTCATGGATGCCTATGATCCTGAGACGGTATTCAGTTCCATTGATGTTCAGGGCCGTTATGCCTACGGCAATCAGCCCAGTATTGCCGCTTGGAATCTGGCGAGATTTGCGGAGACCCTCCTGCCGCTACTGCATGACAACGAAGCACAGGCTATAAAACTGGCCGAGGATGCAATTTCAGATTTTAAAGAGATGTATCACCGTAATTGGCTCACAGGGATGAGGGCGAAGCTAGGTATTTTTAATGAAGAGTTGCAGGATCTATCTCTTGTCGAAGGCCTTCTCAGTATCATGCAAAAATATCGTGCGGACTACACCAATACCTTCCGTGCCTTAACTTTGGGCAAGCTTGAAGATACAGTCCTGTATGGCACTGAGGAATTTGCCCAGTGGCATGAACAGTGGCAGGCGAGACTGGGTAGACAGCAGGAAACGAAAGCCTCTTCACAACAACTGATGCGCAGTAGCAATCCTGCGTTAATCCCACGCAACCACCGGGTAGAAGAAGCACTGGAAGCTGCGGTGAAACAGGAAGACTACAGTGTGATGGAGCAGCTTCTTGGAGTTCTTGCGAATCCTTACGCGTACTCTCCCGAACAGGCAGATTACTCAACATTGCCTGAGGCATCCACCCTTCCTTATCGAACCTTTTGCGGTACCTGA
- a CDS encoding helix-turn-helix domain-containing protein: protein MENTVAFQEIETAMKKAKDRRMYERYQTLYLYLQGTEVEQIAHIINRNIKTVKGYIKAYTTGGLPGLQMNHSPDASVRLTKEQQEKLKQIIVGSIPQMQYHVARIKPQLSNNRGIVALYNYLQVTSSNDEKLKRA, encoded by the coding sequence ATGGAAAACACAGTTGCATTTCAAGAAATCGAAACCGCGATGAAAAAAGCAAAGGATCGTCGGATGTATGAACGGTACCAGACCCTTTATTTGTATCTGCAAGGAACCGAAGTGGAGCAGATTGCCCATATCATCAACCGAAATATAAAAACGGTAAAAGGTTACATCAAGGCTTATACAACAGGAGGACTCCCTGGTCTGCAAATGAACCATTCTCCAGACGCATCAGTCCGACTAACCAAAGAACAACAGGAAAAGTTGAAGCAGATCATTGTGGGCTCCATTCCGCAAATGCAATATCATGTTGCTCGGATAAAGCCGCAACTCTCCAATAACCGGGGAATTGTGGCTTTATATAATTATTTGCAGGTAACGTCAAGCAACGATGAGAAGCTTAAGCGGGCTTAG
- a CDS encoding RidA family protein, producing the protein MKRGLDRIRKRLEKWSFKEKRLWNRAASTRLIFPKLTRLTDSNRKFQISKRRLYLKMKKTIVLPGYVDDMPFSLGYEVKHGATTLYLSGATAYPLYYSYPSFGWVPKSERSDTGMSLPSSIKEQTQIVLENIKIVVEAAGGTINDIVKTTIFNKRMDLQNEVNEVYNAFFNGHRPARSHIGVSELVSPDLLIEIEAIAVLEK; encoded by the coding sequence ATGAAACGCGGCCTTGATCGCATTCGAAAACGGCTGGAAAAGTGGTCGTTCAAGGAAAAGCGGCTGTGGAACAGAGCGGCATCAACTCGGTTGATCTTTCCGAAATTAACGCGCCTGACGGATTCAAACCGTAAATTCCAGATTTCAAAAAGGAGGCTTTATTTAAAAATGAAAAAAACGATTGTTTTGCCTGGTTATGTTGACGATATGCCATTTTCGTTAGGTTATGAAGTGAAGCATGGAGCAACAACCTTATACCTCTCGGGTGCTACGGCCTATCCTCTGTATTACAGTTACCCCTCTTTTGGTTGGGTTCCAAAGTCCGAAAGAAGCGATACGGGTATGTCTCTGCCGAGCTCGATTAAAGAACAGACGCAAATTGTTCTTGAAAATATCAAAATTGTCGTGGAAGCCGCCGGTGGTACGATCAACGATATTGTTAAGACAACCATTTTTAATAAGCGTATGGATCTGCAAAATGAAGTAAACGAAGTCTATAACGCCTTTTTCAATGGACATAGACCGGCTCGTTCTCACATCGGAGTGTCTGAACTTGTCAGTCCGGATCTTTTAATCGAAATCGAAGCGATCGCCGTCTTGGAAAAGTAA